In the Podospora bellae-mahoneyi strain CBS 112042 chromosome 4, whole genome shotgun sequence genome, one interval contains:
- a CDS encoding hypothetical protein (COG:U; COG:Z; EggNog:ENOG503P54S) gives MSSKRHSILPAVSAGPKPPVHFSSSITIAESALLTGTNLITISSESVIHPRAKLDSLAGRITIGRRCVVHERTMIGAIGTSGKVTEQAVTLGDYATVEVAASIEAGNTIIGEGTTVGVGSKVGAGAVIGKHCTLTPHTEVPAGEVIPDFTVIYSNGMRRIDKRGVADLKNKGQARQIDVLRRMIPTNPAKFA, from the exons ATGTCTTCCAAACGCCactccatcctccccgccgtcTCAGCAGGCCCTAAACCACCAGtccacttctcctcctccatcaccatcgctGAATCGGCCCTCCTCACCGGTAcaaacctcatcaccatctcttcCGAGTCCGTCATCCATCCCCGCGCCAAACTCGACTCTCTCGCCGGGCGCATCACCATTGGCCGTCGCTGTGTGGTTCACGAGCGCACCATGATCGGTGCCATCGGAACATCGGGCAAAGTAACCGAACAAGCCGTGACCCTCGGAGACTACGCGACGGTCGAAGTGGCCGCCTCCATCGAAGCTGGTAATACCATCATCGGGGAGGGAACCACAGTTGGAGTTGGCTCAAAAGTTGGGGCGGGCGCGGTAATAGGAAAG CATTGCACCCTAACCCCCCACACCGAAGTCCCAGCCGGCGAGGTCATCCCCGATTTCACAGTCATCTATTCCAACGGAATGAGGAGGATAGACAAGCGAGGGGTGGCAGACCTGAAGAACAAGGGGCAGGCGAGGCAGATTGATgtgctgaggaggatgatacCCACTAATCCGGCCAAGTTTGCCtga
- a CDS encoding hypothetical protein (EggNog:ENOG503P9D9) gives MASTPNQSWAFLSGHRRARTRQLIKKPFKKIFIKSILLSAFTEQQPQPSPPPSTSFASSSSHQHRDPTSPPPPRSLPHSRPTSRRSSSTTTTTSSQLIWRLSDDTLSCSSLQLAAHFNTTTQLSDSCTIPLSPYLYLEQQQNIITPSNDSHPSPFSTPHHHHHYYSTEHSHTNNHFYVTTMSGSRSSSLPPTPSGSMPIEQTPAFQKLLPVERARAFIHSVVFEEDEELSEEEREHITIKCEKTWTDLLKLGNLDEKEGTEECQKLVRAPVIGEGICHKLWKRLAAISRKGGYTNEVSGFEAMKKNLVVEGKARREEKKREKEERRKEREGRKAVEGLLDSLKLSPRRKDKEGSGSGERNEGEGGGEQEGKEGFWQAPETYTPRIAPPEMEAKDTPCPPGLLGLLEGGDDEMARWDQAAYHGRVGVPNRKIEETVGGDEEEEAVKNAEDKNKRKAAEAKEGSRSCRPKLTKSKSWIGKIASMGEKVSYGLGVAGPAGSKGLKDDRSRKKSI, from the coding sequence ATGGCTTCTACCCCAAACCAAAGCTGGGCTTTTCTGTCAGGCCACAGAAGAGCACGAACCAGACAGCTCATCAAGAAGCCTTTCAAGAAAATATTCATAAAGTCAATTTTGTTATCTGCGTTTACCgagcagcaaccacaaccctcaccaccaccgagcaCATCTTTtgcatcttcatcctcccaccaacaccgagatccaacttctcctcctccccctcggtCGTTGCCTCACTCTCGACCCACCAGCCGACgatcttcctccaccaccaccaccaccagcagccaacTTATCTGGAGACTCTCTGACGACACCCTCTCTTGTTCCAGCCTACAGCTAGCAGCACATTTCAACACAACCACCCAGCTATCCGACTCTTGCACCATTCCACTCTCGCCTTACCTTTACCtagaacaacaacagaatATCATCACGCCCTCCAACGACAGCCACCCAAGCCCCTTCTccacacctcaccaccaccaccactactacTCCACCGAGCATTcccacaccaacaaccacttCTACGTCACCACCATGTCTGGCAGCAGATCCTCGTcccttcccccaaccccctcggGTTCCATGCCCATTGAACAGACACCCGCCTTCCAGAAACTTCTCCCCGTCGAGCGCGCACGAGCATTCATCCACTCTGTCGTgtttgaagaagacgaggagctgtccgaggaagagagggagcacatcaccatcaagtGCGAAAAGACATGGACGGACCTGCTGAAGCTGGGGAATttggacgagaaggaggggacAGAGGAGTGTCAGAAGTTGGTGCGCGCGCCGgtgattggggaggggatttgTCACAAGTTGTGGAAGAGGCTGGCGGCGATttcgaggaagggggggtacACGAATGAGGTGTCTGGTTTTgaggcgatgaagaagaatttggtggtggagggcaaGGCGAGGcgagaggagaagaagagggagaaggaggagagaaggaaggagagggagggaaggaaggcggtggaggggttgttggattCGTTGAAGCTGAgcccgaggaggaaggataaggaggggagcgggagcggggaGCGGAatgaaggagaggggggtggagagcaggagggaaaggagggtTTTTGGCAGGCCCCTGAAACGTATACACCAAGGATTGCGCCGCCCGAGATGGAGGCGAAGGACACGCCTTGTCCGcctgggttgttgggtttattggaggggggcgatgatgagatggCCAGATGGGATCAGGCTGCCTATCATGGGAGGGTAGGGGTGCCGAACCGGAAGATTGAGGAAactgttgggggggatgaggaggaagaggctgtcaagaacgCTGAGGATAAGAATAAGCGgaaggcggccgaggcgaaggaggggagCAGGTCTTGTCGGCCAAAGCTTACTAAGAGCAAGAGCTGGATTGGGAAGATAGCTAGcatgggggagaaggtttcttatgggttgggggttgcaGGGCCTGCTGGGTCTAAGGGTCTGAAGGATGATAGGAGTAGGAAGAAGTCTATCTGA
- a CDS encoding hypothetical protein (COG:D; COG:P; EggNog:ENOG503NVM9) produces MSEAYPSTPSPSPYYTSRRLGHHHHLDDTPIIADLNPRPRSLHLLVASNGPRDVAYAQTIAVRLSKETQITTRAIVDDLTHRLAQEIMVHQNKPASLATNEQQASELIEWADLLVLAPIDADTLAKMMVGIADNLLLQVLRGWDASKRVLMVPGMTKQMWESPVTRRQMGKLHRKWGWVRVLPPVLWSYAGDGSGKRVVEWEGFNELLGIIKNQADLLKVGFNVDVGGGSLPVVVVKKGKQKKARSQLPPELWSMIFEFLGDWELATSLGVYTTLEVPTGEGWRREPRDKGDLVGVFMHELEWTLLGADTEEICRKLAKAPAGFCDLSALAVHLIFKFSLTGVLTWIEGNSPHLFKCFDGKTIPTKASAYYGRTDILEWWRKSPSFLEKQYDCEAVDKASMRGFVHVLEWWRRSGLPLKYSEAAFEGASSKGHIHVLEWWREASLQNSAVALKPGKALLGAAQWGMVDVIRWWEESGIPTGHHEAVCKMASRWGQVEVLECWRRLRGDDKLEFDNQILMEATYHAHIHVLEWWRKYAHGELPGMNGKKGRRVEYKTMDVEEALEDSLGDQTKVRRWWAENGLNLGLGTTEWMKIKAL; encoded by the coding sequence ATGTCCGAAGCctacccctccaccccctccccgtccccttaCTACACCTCCCGCCGCTtgggacaccaccaccacctcgacgaCACCCCCATCATCGCAGACCtcaacccccgcccccgctCCCTCCACCTGCTCGTCGCCTCCAACGGCCCCCGCGACGTGGCCTACGCCCAGACCATCGCCGTCCGACTCTCCAAAGAAACCCAAATCACCACCCGCGCCATCGTCGACGATTTGACGCATCGGTTGGCGCAGGAGATCATGGTtcaccaaaacaaacccGCCTCCCTTGCCACGAATGAGCAGCAAGCTTCGGAACTGATCGAATGGGCGGATTTGCTGGTGTTGGCACCGATAGATGCTGATACACTGgcgaagatgatggtgggaatTGCGGACAATTTATTGTTGCAGGTGCTGAGGGGGTGGGACGCGAGTAAGAGGGTGCTGATGGTGCCCGGGATGACGAAGCAGATGTGGGAGAGCCCGGTTACGAGGCGGCAGATGGGGAAGCTGCATCGGaagtgggggtgggtgagggtgcTGCCGCCGGTGTTGTGGTCGTATGCCGGGGATGGaagtgggaagagggtggtggagtgggaggggtttAACGAGCTGCTTGGGATCATCAAGAACCAGGCGGATTTGTTGAAGGTGGGGTTtaatgttgatgttgggggtggtagtttgccggtggtggtggtgaagaaggggaaacaGAAGAAGGCAAGGAGCCAGCTTCCTCCGGAGCTGTGGAGTATGATTTTTGAGTTTttgggggattgggagtTGGCGACGAGTTTGGGGGTTTATACTACCCTCGAGGTGCCcacgggggaggggtggaggagggagccgaGGGATAAGGGGGATCTGGTGGGCGTTTTTATGCATGAGTTGGAGTGGACGCTTCTGGGCGCGGATACGGAGGAGATCTGTAGGAAGCTGGCAAAGGCTCCGGCGGGATTTTGTGATTTGAGCGCGTTGGCTGTGCACCTCATCTTCAAGTTTTCCTTGACGGGGGTCTTGACTTGGATCGAGGGGAATTCACCTCATTTGTTCAAGTGTTTTGACGGAAAGACGATACCGACAAAGGCGTCGGCTTACTATGGGAGGACGGATATTTtggagtggtggaggaaaagCCCGAGCTTTTTGGAGAAGCAGTATGATTGCGAGGCGGTGGATAAGGCGTCGATGAGGGGGTTCGTGCACGTGCtggagtggtggaggaggagcgggctGCCGCTCAAGTATAGCGAGGCTGCGTTTGAGGGGGCGAGTTCGAAGGGGCACATTCATGTTTtggagtggtggagggaggcgagCCTGCAGAACTCGGCCGTGGCGCTGAAGCCGGGGAAGGCGTTGCTGGGGGCGGCGCagtgggggatggtggacgTGATTAGGTGGTGGGAAGAGAGCGGTATACCGACGGGACATCACGAGGCGGTTTGCAAGATGGCGAGTCGGTGGGGGCaggtggaggtgctggagtGTTGGAGGCGGCTGAGGGGGGATGACAAGCTGGAGTTTGATAATCAGATCTTGATGGAGGCGACGTATCATGCGCATATTCATGTGCtggagtggtggaggaagtaTGCTCATGGGGAGCTGCCGGGGATGAATGGGAAGAAGGGCAGGAGGGTGGAATACAAGACCATGGATGTGGAAGAGGCGCTGGAAGATTCTCTTGGCGACCAGACAAAGGTCAGGAGATGGTGGGCGGAGAACGGCTTGAACTTGGGCCTGGGTACTACGGAGTGGATGAAGATCAAGGCTCTTTGA